One Coffea arabica cultivar ET-39 chromosome 5c, Coffea Arabica ET-39 HiFi, whole genome shotgun sequence DNA window includes the following coding sequences:
- the LOC113689781 gene encoding beta-amyrin 16-alpha-hydroxylase CYP87D16: protein MLSVVVFVIAVLTILTTQWLWRRMHPRCENGVLPPGSMGLPLIGETLQLLIPSRSLDLHPFIKKRLSKFGPIFRTSLAGRPIVVSADPKVNHFILSQEGKLVELWYLDTFSKLFNQEGDSRTTAVGDIHKYIRSRTLNYLGVEALKEKLLPQLEEMACRTLDSWSNQESVEVKRAFGAMVFNFTAKVFLGYDSDKSSDDLSEKFNKILEGLMSLPLNIPRTAFHDCMKSKKKITGFIKSKLNEKRAGLRTSKEDFLDQAIDDMATEKFLGEDLIVQVMFGLLFASFESNSSTLTLALLKLSQHPSALEMLTSEHETILRNRKRVKSSPTWDEYKSMTFTLQVIHETLRLANVSPGLLRKALKDIQVNGYTIPAGWTILVAASAQQLNPSVFDDALEFNPSRWKDIDKAAIEQNFMPFGAGMRQCAGADYSKVLLSTFLHVLVTKYRWSVVKTGNIGRNPLLSFGDGVYIKIAKKE, encoded by the exons ATGTTGTCAGTTGTTGTGTTTGTAATAGCAGTCTTGACGATCTTAACAACTCAGTGGTTATGGAGACGGATGCATCCAAGATGCGAGAATGGAGTTCTGCCCCCAGGTTCCATGGGATTGCCTCTCATTGGAGAGACTCTACAGTTACTCATTCCTAGCCGCTCATTGGACCTCCATCCCTTCATCAAGAAGAGACTTTCAAA ATTTGGTCCAATTTTCCGAACTAGTTTAGCAGGCAGGCCTATTGTAGTATCAGCTGATCCCAAAGTCAACCATTTCATACTTTCACAAGAAGGGAAGTTAGTAGAGTTATGGTATTTGGATACGTTTTCTAAGCTTTTTAATCAAGAAGGGGACTCTAGGACAACTGCAGTTGGTGATATTCACAAATACATAAGAAGTAGAACGTTGAATTACTTGGGTGTGGAGGCACTGAAGGAGAAGTTGCTTCCCCAGCTGGAAGAAATGGCATGCAGAACTCTAGACAGTTGGTCAAATCAGGAGTCTGTTGAAGTGAAACGTGCATTTGGAGCT ATGGTATTCAATTTCACTGCAAAAGTTTTTCTTGGTTATGACTCTGACAAGTCATCAGATGACTTGAGTGAGAAGTTCAACAAGATACTTGAAGGCCTTATGTCTCTTCCTTTAAACATTCCCAGAACTGCATTCCACGACTGCATGAAG tcaaagaagaaaataacGGGATTCATCAAAAGCAAATTAAATGAGAAGCGTGCTGGCCTTAGAACATCTAAAGAAGACTTCCTCGATCAGGCCATTGATGACATGGCTACAGAGAAGTTCCTGGGAGAAGACCTTATAGTGCAAGTGATGTTTGGCCTTTTATTTGCCAGCTTTGAGTCAAATTCATCAACGCTTACGCTTGCTTTGCTCAAGCTCTCTCAACACCCTTCTGCATTAGAGATGCTTACA TCTGAGCATGAGACTATACTAAGGAACAGGAAAAGAGTGAAATCTTCACCCACATGGGATGAGTACAAGTCAATGACCTTCACTCTTCAA GTAATCCATGAAACTCTGAGGTTGGCAAATGTTTCTCCAGGATTACTACGTAAAGCGCTTAAAGATATTCAAGTTAATG GTTACACAATTCCAGCAGGGTGGACAATTTTGGTTGCTGCCTCTGCTCAGCAGTTAAATCCTAGCGTCTTTGATGATGCACTTGAATTCAACCCCTCACGTTGGAAG GACATCGATAAAGCTGCCATAGAACAAAATTTTATGCCCTTTGGAGCAGGAATGAGACAGTGTGCTGGTGCTGATTACAGCAAGGTGCTACTATCAACTTTTCTCCATGTGTTGGTCACCAAGTACAG GTGGAGTGTAGTGAAGACTGGAAATATTGGAAGAAACCCACTTCTCAGCTTTGGAGATGGTGTCTACATTAAGATTGCAAAGAAAGAATGA
- the LOC140007611 gene encoding uncharacterized protein isoform X1, protein MRKRPYRNGEIWDFEAEMELSNNDSRYRQQAVILGLDGGTTSTVCVCIPFNYTCTDNNVNSEDGPLPEPPSVLARAVAGCSNHNSVGETAARETLERVMAEALLRSGSTRSAVLAVCLAVSGVNHPTDEYRILSWLRQIFPSHVRLFVQNDSVAALASGTMGKLHGCVLIAGTGTIAYGYTEDGRKARAAGAGPVLGDWGSGYGIAAQALTAIVRAHDGRGPHTALTNCILHALDLSSPDELIGWTYEDPSWARIAALVPYVVSCAEAGDQVANRILLDAVQELASSVKAVVRRLGLCGEDGTDHFPLVMVGGVLEANKRWDIGKEVINCISKDFPGAVPIHPKVEPAVGAALLAWNFLIRQSRKDAIRS, encoded by the exons ATGAGGAAGAGGCCGTATAGGAATGGGGAGATATGGGATTTTGAAGCTGAAATGGAGCTGAGTAATAATGATAGTCGTTATAGGCAACAGGCTGTTATActgggtttggatggtggaacCACCTCCACTGTGTGTGTTTGCATACCCTTCAATTACACTTGCACTGATAATAATGTTAATAGTGAGGATGGCCCTTTGCCGGAGCCTCCTTCAGTCCTCGCCCGGGCTGTAGCCGGCTGCTCGAACCACAATAGTGTTGGCG AAACTGCTGCAAGGGAGACATTAGAGAGAGTTATGGCAGAAGCTCTTCTAAGATCAGGTTCAACTCGTTCTGCTGTCTTAGCTGTTTGTCTTGCAGTATCTGGTGTTAACCATCCAACGGATGAGTACCGAATATTAAGTTGGCTCAG ACAAATATTCCCCAGCCATGTAAGGTTGTTTGTCCAGAATGATTCGGTGGCAGCTCTGGCAAGTGGCACAATGGGAAAGCTTCATGGATGTGTCCTAATTGCTGGTACTGGAACCATTGCTTATGGCTATACAGAAGATGGGAGGAAGGCTCGGGCAGCTGGTGCAGGACCTGTCCTTGGTGATTGGGGAAG CGGCTATGGTATTGCTGCACAAGCATTGACAGCAATTGTAAGGGCTCATGATGGCCGTGGTCCACATACAGCACTGACAAATTGTATTCTACATGCCCTTGATCTATCTTCACCAGATGAACTTATTGG GTGGACATATGAAGATCCATCTTGGGCTCGAATTGCTGCTCTTGTTCCATATGTGGTCTCTTGTGCAGAGGCAGGTGATCAAGTGGCAAATAGAATCCTACTGGATGCAGTTCAAGAGTTGGCCTCAAGTGTCAAAGCAGTTGTTCGGAGACTGGGGCTCTGTGGTGAAG ATGGAACAGATCATTTTCCTCTTGTTATGGTTGGTGGTGTTCTTGAAGCAAATAAAAGATGGGATATTGGAAAAGAAGTAATAAATTGTATATCTAAAGACTTTCCTGGTGCTGTTCCCATCCATCCAAAG GTGGAACCAGCAGTTGGTGCTGCATTGCTTGCTTGGAATTTTTTGATAAGACAAAGTCGAAAGGATGCTATCAGAAGTTGA
- the LOC140007611 gene encoding uncharacterized protein isoform X4 — MRGLSLETAARETLERVMAEALLRSGSTRSAVLAVCLAVSGVNHPTDEYRILSWLRQIFPSHVRLFVQNDSVAALASGTMGKLHGCVLIAGTGTIAYGYTEDGRKARAAGAGPVLGDWGSGYGIAAQALTAIVRAHDGRGPHTALTNCILHALDLSSPDELIGWTYEDPSWARIAALVPYVVSCAEAGDQVANRILLDAVQELASSVKAVVRRLGLCGEDGTDHFPLVMVGGVLEANKRWDIGKEVINCISKDFPGAVPIHPKVEPAVGAALLAWNFLIRQSRKDAIRS; from the exons ATGAGAGGCCTTTCCTTAG AAACTGCTGCAAGGGAGACATTAGAGAGAGTTATGGCAGAAGCTCTTCTAAGATCAGGTTCAACTCGTTCTGCTGTCTTAGCTGTTTGTCTTGCAGTATCTGGTGTTAACCATCCAACGGATGAGTACCGAATATTAAGTTGGCTCAG ACAAATATTCCCCAGCCATGTAAGGTTGTTTGTCCAGAATGATTCGGTGGCAGCTCTGGCAAGTGGCACAATGGGAAAGCTTCATGGATGTGTCCTAATTGCTGGTACTGGAACCATTGCTTATGGCTATACAGAAGATGGGAGGAAGGCTCGGGCAGCTGGTGCAGGACCTGTCCTTGGTGATTGGGGAAG CGGCTATGGTATTGCTGCACAAGCATTGACAGCAATTGTAAGGGCTCATGATGGCCGTGGTCCACATACAGCACTGACAAATTGTATTCTACATGCCCTTGATCTATCTTCACCAGATGAACTTATTGG GTGGACATATGAAGATCCATCTTGGGCTCGAATTGCTGCTCTTGTTCCATATGTGGTCTCTTGTGCAGAGGCAGGTGATCAAGTGGCAAATAGAATCCTACTGGATGCAGTTCAAGAGTTGGCCTCAAGTGTCAAAGCAGTTGTTCGGAGACTGGGGCTCTGTGGTGAAG ATGGAACAGATCATTTTCCTCTTGTTATGGTTGGTGGTGTTCTTGAAGCAAATAAAAGATGGGATATTGGAAAAGAAGTAATAAATTGTATATCTAAAGACTTTCCTGGTGCTGTTCCCATCCATCCAAAG GTGGAACCAGCAGTTGGTGCTGCATTGCTTGCTTGGAATTTTTTGATAAGACAAAGTCGAAAGGATGCTATCAGAAGTTGA
- the LOC140007611 gene encoding uncharacterized protein isoform X2, with protein sequence MLNSTRSSFLRLQQEPQFRLSCTRVDLHFLQIEHPFDGEKYGGCCGETAARETLERVMAEALLRSGSTRSAVLAVCLAVSGVNHPTDEYRILSWLRQIFPSHVRLFVQNDSVAALASGTMGKLHGCVLIAGTGTIAYGYTEDGRKARAAGAGPVLGDWGSGYGIAAQALTAIVRAHDGRGPHTALTNCILHALDLSSPDELIGWTYEDPSWARIAALVPYVVSCAEAGDQVANRILLDAVQELASSVKAVVRRLGLCGEDGTDHFPLVMVGGVLEANKRWDIGKEVINCISKDFPGAVPIHPKVEPAVGAALLAWNFLIRQSRKDAIRS encoded by the exons atgctaaactcAACAAGATCATCATTTTTGCGTCTGCAGCAAGAACCCCAATTCCGTCTTTCTTGCACAAGAGTTGATTTACACTTTCTACAAATAGAGCATCCTTTTGACGGCGAGAAATATGGTGGGTGTTGTGGTG AAACTGCTGCAAGGGAGACATTAGAGAGAGTTATGGCAGAAGCTCTTCTAAGATCAGGTTCAACTCGTTCTGCTGTCTTAGCTGTTTGTCTTGCAGTATCTGGTGTTAACCATCCAACGGATGAGTACCGAATATTAAGTTGGCTCAG ACAAATATTCCCCAGCCATGTAAGGTTGTTTGTCCAGAATGATTCGGTGGCAGCTCTGGCAAGTGGCACAATGGGAAAGCTTCATGGATGTGTCCTAATTGCTGGTACTGGAACCATTGCTTATGGCTATACAGAAGATGGGAGGAAGGCTCGGGCAGCTGGTGCAGGACCTGTCCTTGGTGATTGGGGAAG CGGCTATGGTATTGCTGCACAAGCATTGACAGCAATTGTAAGGGCTCATGATGGCCGTGGTCCACATACAGCACTGACAAATTGTATTCTACATGCCCTTGATCTATCTTCACCAGATGAACTTATTGG GTGGACATATGAAGATCCATCTTGGGCTCGAATTGCTGCTCTTGTTCCATATGTGGTCTCTTGTGCAGAGGCAGGTGATCAAGTGGCAAATAGAATCCTACTGGATGCAGTTCAAGAGTTGGCCTCAAGTGTCAAAGCAGTTGTTCGGAGACTGGGGCTCTGTGGTGAAG ATGGAACAGATCATTTTCCTCTTGTTATGGTTGGTGGTGTTCTTGAAGCAAATAAAAGATGGGATATTGGAAAAGAAGTAATAAATTGTATATCTAAAGACTTTCCTGGTGCTGTTCCCATCCATCCAAAG GTGGAACCAGCAGTTGGTGCTGCATTGCTTGCTTGGAATTTTTTGATAAGACAAAGTCGAAAGGATGCTATCAGAAGTTGA
- the LOC140007611 gene encoding uncharacterized protein isoform X3 — MLNSTRSSFLRLQQEPQFRLSCTRVDLHFLQIEHPFDGEKYETAARETLERVMAEALLRSGSTRSAVLAVCLAVSGVNHPTDEYRILSWLRQIFPSHVRLFVQNDSVAALASGTMGKLHGCVLIAGTGTIAYGYTEDGRKARAAGAGPVLGDWGSGYGIAAQALTAIVRAHDGRGPHTALTNCILHALDLSSPDELIGWTYEDPSWARIAALVPYVVSCAEAGDQVANRILLDAVQELASSVKAVVRRLGLCGEDGTDHFPLVMVGGVLEANKRWDIGKEVINCISKDFPGAVPIHPKVEPAVGAALLAWNFLIRQSRKDAIRS, encoded by the exons atgctaaactcAACAAGATCATCATTTTTGCGTCTGCAGCAAGAACCCCAATTCCGTCTTTCTTGCACAAGAGTTGATTTACACTTTCTACAAATAGAGCATCCTTTTGACGGCGAGAAATATG AAACTGCTGCAAGGGAGACATTAGAGAGAGTTATGGCAGAAGCTCTTCTAAGATCAGGTTCAACTCGTTCTGCTGTCTTAGCTGTTTGTCTTGCAGTATCTGGTGTTAACCATCCAACGGATGAGTACCGAATATTAAGTTGGCTCAG ACAAATATTCCCCAGCCATGTAAGGTTGTTTGTCCAGAATGATTCGGTGGCAGCTCTGGCAAGTGGCACAATGGGAAAGCTTCATGGATGTGTCCTAATTGCTGGTACTGGAACCATTGCTTATGGCTATACAGAAGATGGGAGGAAGGCTCGGGCAGCTGGTGCAGGACCTGTCCTTGGTGATTGGGGAAG CGGCTATGGTATTGCTGCACAAGCATTGACAGCAATTGTAAGGGCTCATGATGGCCGTGGTCCACATACAGCACTGACAAATTGTATTCTACATGCCCTTGATCTATCTTCACCAGATGAACTTATTGG GTGGACATATGAAGATCCATCTTGGGCTCGAATTGCTGCTCTTGTTCCATATGTGGTCTCTTGTGCAGAGGCAGGTGATCAAGTGGCAAATAGAATCCTACTGGATGCAGTTCAAGAGTTGGCCTCAAGTGTCAAAGCAGTTGTTCGGAGACTGGGGCTCTGTGGTGAAG ATGGAACAGATCATTTTCCTCTTGTTATGGTTGGTGGTGTTCTTGAAGCAAATAAAAGATGGGATATTGGAAAAGAAGTAATAAATTGTATATCTAAAGACTTTCCTGGTGCTGTTCCCATCCATCCAAAG GTGGAACCAGCAGTTGGTGCTGCATTGCTTGCTTGGAATTTTTTGATAAGACAAAGTCGAAAGGATGCTATCAGAAGTTGA